A genomic window from Ascaphus truei isolate aAscTru1 chromosome 1, aAscTru1.hap1, whole genome shotgun sequence includes:
- the LOC142471025 gene encoding uncharacterized protein LOC142471025, with amino-acid sequence MWDTIVIGVNACGNSVRDKYHCRKRFDDIRSKLKKKIQDQRVHATGTGGGPTPQRLILTPLEELLRPKLLTVVVEGLAGDRDIGIYPSQFPAVAPGGHVSPEMEQVSSPGSASSTLLEEHHGDEDDEYDEDDATEETEIQSCDHEEVPIETVVPPNRPSTSTYDAIVASEGKIVDAENRRHSDMMTVLERMIGLQEETVSQLAHLHRVFIEVPKQLQKINTSFEALVVQQTQANYWRMTNVPQFNTSQPGSVHAGQFSPHSSDIHSPGPNVTGQVADIAVQVPDDILPLPSVQIQQQTPTKEATKTKQDTHETDQPSLVQCLPTCSHVSLGTSPVREQSLPKSPVGESLPKSPVGESLPKSPVGESLPKSPVGESLPKSPVGESLPKSPVGESLATSPVGESLATSPVGEQSLATSPAREVPEATQSGSVVPKVGGKRKRKIQETTSRPVTRSQKEQKK; translated from the exons ttgatgatattaggtccaaattgaaaaagaaaatacaagaccaacgcgtgcatgctactggcactggaggtgggcccacaccacaacgtctcatattgactccattggaggagctgcttcggccaaaattacttaccgtcgtcgtggaaggcttggctggtgaccgtgacattggaatttatccgtcacaatttccagcag ttgcccctggaggacatgtgtcacctgagatggaacaagtgtcttcacctgggtcagccagctcaacactactagaag aacatcatggtgatgaggatgatgagtatgatgaggatgacgccacagaagagactgaaatacaatcatgtgaccatgaagaggtgccaatagaaactgttgtaccgccaaatcgtccatcaacttccacatacgatgcaattgtagcttcagagggaaaaatagtggacgcagaaaatcgtcgccattcagacatgatgacagtgctggaaaggatgattggactgcaggaagaaacagtatcacaattggcacatctccacagagtcttcattgaagtgcctaaacagttgcaaaaaatcaacacctcattcgaagcattagttgttcagcaaacacaagctaattactggagaatgactaatgtaccacaattcaacacctcccagccaggatctgttcatgcaggtcagttttcaccacattcatctgatattcattcaccaggcccaaatgttaccggtcaagtagcagacattgctgtgcaggttcctgatgacatcctaccgctgccatctgtacaaattcagcagcagacacctacaaaggaggcgacaaaaacaaaacaagacacacatgaaacagaccaaccatcacttgtgcagtgtctaccaacttgctcacatgtgtcactgggcacaagccctgtccgtgaacagtcactacccaaaagccctgtaggtgaatcgctgcccaaaagccctgtaggtgagtcgctgcccaaaagccctgtaggtgaatcgctgcccaaaagccctgtaggtgaatcgctgcccaaaagccctgtaggtgaatcactgcccaaaagccctgtaggtgagtcactggccacaagccctgtaggtgagtcactggccacaagccccgtaggtgaacagtcactggccacaagccctgcccgtgaagtgccagaggccactcaaagtggctctgttgtgcctaaagttggtggcaaaagaaaaaggaaaattcaagagacaacaagcaggcctgttactcgctcgcaaaaggaacaaaaaaaataa